One window of the Gavia stellata isolate bGavSte3 chromosome 9, bGavSte3.hap2, whole genome shotgun sequence genome contains the following:
- the DENND10 gene encoding DENN domain-containing protein 10 isoform X2 has translation MQPSLGYCVDIVSQFGMETVILYTALMLKKRIVVYHPRIEAIQEFTRTLPALVWHRQDWSILHSYVHLNEEEVEALKACTGYIAGFTDSEVNSRPDLYDVYVNLADSEITISPVVKEAMTMGKLHKEIGQLIVQSAEDPDKSDSQVIKDISLKTKDILATLASLTEVSDGNEKPTLNSEALKQKRFPPATENFLFHLAAAEQMLKI, from the exons ATGCAGCCTTCACTAGGATACTGTGTAG ATATAGTATCTCAGTTTGGAATGGAAACAGTTATCTTATATACAGCACTGATGTTAAAGAAGAGAATTGTAGTGTACCATCCTAGAATAGAAGCTATCCAGGAGTTTACCAG GACTTTGCCTGCTTTAGTGTGGCATCGACAAGACTGGTCAATTCTTCATTCATATGTACATCTAAATGAGGAGGAAGTGGAAGCCTTAAAAGCCTGCACAG GTTACATTGCTGGATTTACAGATTCTGAAGTGAACAGTAGACCAGACCTCTATGATGTGTATGTGAATTTGGCAGATAGTGAGATCACTATTTCCCCTGTAGTAAAAG AGGCAATGACGATGGGAAAACTTCACAAAGAAATTGGACAACTAattgttcagtctgcagaagatcCAGATAAATCAGACAGCCAAGTCATTAAg GATATTTCTCTGAAGACAAAAGACATCTTGGCTACTTTAGCCTCACTTACTGAAGTTTCCGATGGCAATGAAAAACCAACCCTTAACTCTGAGGCCCTGAAACAAAAGCGATTTCCACCAGCtacagaaaactttctttttcatttagcaGCTGCTGAACAAATGcttaaaatctga
- the DENND10 gene encoding DENN domain-containing protein 10 isoform X1 produces MAEPEAQLLLAVGLIEKDTNGDALWVWCYPSVTAELRSLLLRKCCLTDENKLLHTFVFGQYKRSWFYITTVEVQDSPALKKVTHFSIVLMAKDFNPEKYAAFTRILCRIYLKHGSPVKMMESYIAVLTKGICQSEENGSFLSKDFDARKAYLAGSIKDIVSQFGMETVILYTALMLKKRIVVYHPRIEAIQEFTRTLPALVWHRQDWSILHSYVHLNEEEVEALKACTGYIAGFTDSEVNSRPDLYDVYVNLADSEITISPVVKEAMTMGKLHKEIGQLIVQSAEDPDKSDSQVIKDISLKTKDILATLASLTEVSDGNEKPTLNSEALKQKRFPPATENFLFHLAAAEQMLKI; encoded by the exons ATGGCAGAGCCGGAGGcgcagctgctgctggcggTGGGGCTGATCG AAAAAGACACCAACGGAGATGCTTTGTGGGTTTGGTGTTATCCGTCTGTAACAGCTGAACTGAGGAGTCTATTGCTGCGAAAGTGCTGCcttacagatgaaaataaattgcttcaTACGTTTGTATTTGGCCAGTATAAAAGGTCATGGTTCTACATCACAACTGTGGAAGTTCAAGATTCTCCAGCCTTGAAGAAG GTGACCCACTTCTCCATTGTTCTGATGGCCAAAGACTTCAACCCAGAGAAGTATGCAGCCTTCACTAGGATACTGTGTAG AATCTACTTGAAGCATGGAAGTCCAGTTAAAATGATGGAGAGTTACATTGCAGTCCTTACAAAGGGGATCTGCCAAAGCGAAGAAAATGGATCTTTCCTCAGCAAGGATTTTGATGCTCGGAAGGCTTATCTTGCTGGTTCCATCAAAG ATATAGTATCTCAGTTTGGAATGGAAACAGTTATCTTATATACAGCACTGATGTTAAAGAAGAGAATTGTAGTGTACCATCCTAGAATAGAAGCTATCCAGGAGTTTACCAG GACTTTGCCTGCTTTAGTGTGGCATCGACAAGACTGGTCAATTCTTCATTCATATGTACATCTAAATGAGGAGGAAGTGGAAGCCTTAAAAGCCTGCACAG GTTACATTGCTGGATTTACAGATTCTGAAGTGAACAGTAGACCAGACCTCTATGATGTGTATGTGAATTTGGCAGATAGTGAGATCACTATTTCCCCTGTAGTAAAAG AGGCAATGACGATGGGAAAACTTCACAAAGAAATTGGACAACTAattgttcagtctgcagaagatcCAGATAAATCAGACAGCCAAGTCATTAAg GATATTTCTCTGAAGACAAAAGACATCTTGGCTACTTTAGCCTCACTTACTGAAGTTTCCGATGGCAATGAAAAACCAACCCTTAACTCTGAGGCCCTGAAACAAAAGCGATTTCCACCAGCtacagaaaactttctttttcatttagcaGCTGCTGAACAAATGcttaaaatctga